In Raphanus sativus cultivar WK10039 chromosome 5, ASM80110v3, whole genome shotgun sequence, the following proteins share a genomic window:
- the LOC108857764 gene encoding rho GTPase-activating protein 4, whose protein sequence is MARVLKSCHFPSPPSSSLGNDGSSSNRDPHSLFNIPLEEDERERSELSSSLEILVSAFRRSVIGGCVGEEEEEEECGLSSMEIGVPTDVRHVAHVTFDRFHGFLGLPVEFEPEVPRRAPSASATVFGVSTESMQLSYDTRGNVVPTILLMMQSHLYSRGGLRVEGIFRINGENAQEEYVREELNKGVIPDNIDVHCLASLIKAWFRELPSGVLDTLSPEKVMESESEDECVELVRMLPSTEASLLDWSINLMADVVEMECLNKMNARNIAMVFAPNMTQMLDPLTALMYAVQVMNFLKKLIVKTLKERKESRDRLVQASNPGPRDENGDQSRRQLLHLLEANKEEAVDTVEVEMKDKEESEEEEYAEPREILGVKSSLINNGGFGQKQKGWEKKRKMKNASSIVGRVNYRVELFEAWR, encoded by the exons ATGGCTAGAGTACTAAAATCATGCCACTTCCCTTCACCTCCAAGCTCCTCCCTAGGCAATGATGGTAGTAGTAGTAACAGAGACCCACATTCTCTTTTTAACATTCCCCTCGAGGAAGACGAGAGAGAAAGATCCGAGCTTTCCTCTTCCTTGGAGATTCTCGTCTCTGCTTTCAGAAGATCCGTGATTGGTGGTTGCGttggcgaagaagaagaagaagaagagtgtggTCTTTCTTCCATGGAGATTGGTGTCCCTACCGACGTTAGACACGTGGCTCATGTCACCTTTGATCGTTTCCACGGCTTCCTCGGCTTACCTGTTGAGTTCGAACCTGAAGTCCCTAGACGTGCTCCTAGTGCAAG TGCAACGGTGTTTGGTGTGTCGACAGAGTCAATGCAGCTGTCTTACGATACTAGAGGGAACGTTGTGCCTACCATACTCTTGATGATGCAGAGTCACTTGTACAGTAGAGGCGGGTTAAGGGTAGAAGGAATCTTCAGGATTAATGGTGAGAATGCTCAAGAGGAGTACGTAAGAGAAGAGTTGAACAAAGGTGTTATACCTGATAACATTGATGTACATTGTTTGGCAAGTCTCATTAAG GCTTGGTTTAGGGAGCTTCCAAGTGGTGTGTTGGATACACTCTCACCAGAGAAAGTGATGGAGTCTGAAAGCGAAGATGAGTGTGTGGAGCTTGTGAGGATGCTTCCTTCAACGGAAGCTTCTTTGTTGGATTGGTCAATCAATCTGATGGCTGATGTTGTTGAGATGGAATGTCTTAACAAGATGAATGCTCGGAACATAGCTATGGTTTTCGCACCTAACATGACTCAg ATGTTGGATCCACTGACTGCGCTGATGTATGCTGTGCAAGTCATGAACTTTCTGAAGAAACTTATTGTAAAGACGCTTAAAGAACGGAAAGAGTCTCGAGATAGGTTGGTTCAAGCCTCGAACCCGGGTCCTAGGGACGAGAATGGTGATCAGAGCAGGAGACAGTTGTTGCATCTCTTGGAAGCTAACAAGGAGGAAGCTGTAGATACTGTTGAGGTCGAAATGAAAGACAAAGAagagtctgaagaagaagaatatgcGGAGCCTAGAGAGATTCTTGGTGTGAAGTCGTCTCTGATTAACAATGGAGGTTTTGGTCAAAAGCAGAAAGGttgggagaagaagaggaagatgaagaatgCTAGTAGTATTGTTGGACGTGTGAATTACAGAGTTGAGCTGTTTGAAGCTTGGCggtga
- the LOC108857765 gene encoding salicylate/benzoate carboxyl methyltransferase-like encodes MDSRFNDTVPSLRYIDEKSDDEYAIVKALRMSGGEGANSYSANSLLQRRVLSMAKPVLVKNTKEMMVNVNFPNYIKVAELGCSSGQNTFLAISEIINTINVLCQNSDQNPPEIDCCLNDLPENDFNTTFRLVPFFNKEMMIKNQASCFVYGAPGSFYSRLFSRNSLHLIHSSYALHWLSKVPEKLENDKENVFITNSSPLSAYKAYLNQFQRDFTMFLRLRSEEIVSNGRMVFSFIGRNTLNNDPLYRDCCHFWTLLSKSLHDLVLEGLVSKQKLEAFNMPFYDPNEQELKEVIESEGSFEINDLETYGFDLGHSNCDNEKNEYQAGYSEAYCIRAIAEPMLTAHFGEDVIDILFDKYARHVTQHSGCRNQTSVTLVLSLTKK; translated from the exons ATGGATTCAAGATTCAACGATACCGTTCCTTCCCTGAG GTATATTGATGAAAAGAGTGACGATGAATATGCAATTGTGAAAGCTTTACGTATGAGTGGTGGAGAAGGAGCAAACAGTTACTCTGCCAATTCTCTTCTTCAG AGAAGAGTTTTATCAATGGCAAAACCAGTCTTGgtaaaaaacacaaaagaaatgATGGTGAATGTAAACTTCCCTAACTATATCAAAGTTGCTGAATTGGGTTGTTCCTCGGGGCAAAACACGTTTTTGGCGATCTCTGAGATCATCAACACCATCAATGTGTTGTGCCAAAACTCGGACCAAAACCCTCCAGAAATCGATTGTTGTCTGAATGATCTTCCCGAAAACGATTTCAACACAACGTTTAGGTTGGTACCATTCTTCAACAAGGAGATGATGATCAAAAACCAAGCATCATGTTTCGTCTATGGAGCACCAGGTTCCTTCTACTCTAGGCTCTTCTCTCGCAACAGCCTCCACCTTATACACTCCTCGTACGCTCTCCACTGGCTCTCTAAg GTTCCAGAAAAACTCGAAAATGACAAGGAAAATGTGTTCATAACAAATTCAAGTCCTCTAAGTGCATACAAAGCTTACTTGAATCAGTTCCAACGAGACTTCACAATGTTTCTAAGATTACGTTCTGAAGAAATTGTCTCTAACGGACGAATGGTTTTTAGCTTCATCGGTAGAAACACCCTTAACAATGATCCATTGTATAGAGATTGTTGTCACTTTTGGACACTGCTATCAAAATCTCTCCATGACCTAGTCCTCGAG GGACTAGTGAGTAAACAAAAACTGGAAGCATTCAACATGCCATTTTATGACCCAAACGAACAAGAACTCAAAGAAGTGATAGAAAGCGAAGGTTCTTTTGAAATCAATGACTTAGAGACGTATGGATTCGATCTTGGGCATAGTAACTGCGACAACgaaaaaaatgaatatcaaGCAGGATACAGTGAAGCCTATTGTATAAGAGCCATTGCTGAACCAATGCTCACTGCTCATTTTGGAGAAGATGTTATCGATATCTTGTTCGATAAGTATGCTCGCCATGTGACACAACACTCAGGCTGCAGAAACCAAACGAGTGTCACTCTTGTCCTTTCATTGACTAAGAAATAA